The genomic stretch AACAGCATCTTCTGCAAGTGAAATGACCATATCTGGCGTCATCGTCGTCCTCCTTAGAAGCTTAATAGAAGTGATTCGACGACTAGATACCAGCCATCGACAAGCACAAATAATAGTATTTTAAACGGAAGAGATATCATAACCGGCGGTAGCATCATCATCCCCATCGCCATGAGCGTTGAGGCCACTACCATATCGATAATAAGAAATGGAATAAAAATAATAAATCCAATCTGAAACGCCGTTTTCAGTTCAGAAATTGCAAAAGCTGGAACGAGTGCTGTTAAGCGAATGTCTTCCACTGATTCCGGCTTCTCTAGCTCGGCGTACTTATAAAAAAGAGCCAGATCTTTTTCGCGCGTATGCCCCGCCATAAACTCTTTAATTGGCAGTTCGGCTGCATCGAGCGCTTCTTCCTGTCCGATCTCTTCATTTAAATATGGCTGTAGCGCCTCACTATTAATCTCTGAAAGGACAGGGGACATAACGAAAAAGGTTAGAAACAGAGCGAGTCCAATGAGCACCTGATTCGGTGGCATTGACTGCGTCGCAAGCGCTGATCGAACGAAGGAAAGAACAACAACGATTCTCGTAAAACAAGTCATCAACACTAGAATTGCTGGGGCAAGCGAGAGAACAGTTAAGAGAAGGACGAGCTGAATGGTGACGGACACATCTTCTGTGGCATTTGATCCAAAATCAAGGCCTGGAATCGTTAAGTTTATGAGCAAATCCATTACTTATCGTCCCTTCCACTTCCGTCGTCCCAATAGTTCTTCCGTTTGTTTCGCTGTTTCTTTAAGCTTGCTTGAATCAACTCTTGAATGCCCGTTTGTTTATGATTTATAAACGAAAAGCCTGTTTTCTGCTCTTCCGCCTGCTCTAGGATACGTTCCACTTCTTCCTTATCTTCAATTTCTTTCAGCAAATTCACGTTGTCACCAACGCCAATCATATAGAGCGAATCGCCAACCTTCACCATTTGAACCGATTTATTGTTACCGAGCGGAGTCCCGCCAATCGGCGTAAAAACCGAATGATGTTGAAGCTTTTTCTGCCGCTTTGATAAAAACCGGATAAGCAAATAGATCAAACCAACGACGACGATCGTATAGAAAACGAGCTTAATAAGAAGAAAGAAAATGTTCGTGTTCGTCCCTACCTCAGCCGGCTCTTCTTGGGGTTCAGAATGCTCGTCCCCATCTTCCGTTAGCCAGTCTGTTACGCTACCGTTGTTAGCAGCTGCTGCTACAGAATCAGGCATAAAGATTATAAGGCAAAGGAGGAGTGTCATGATGCTAATCACCTGCTGTCTCATCTGTAAACACTCCTTCTAACGCAGCTTTGACAAACGCTCTGCTGCACTTAAAATATCCGTTACTCTGACACCAAAGTTCTCATCGATCACAACAACTTCACCCTTGGCGATGAGTTTGCTATTAATCAAAATATCGACCGGCTCTCCTGCAAGCTTATCAAGCTCTAAAATCGATCCATGTGAAAGCTCAAGTATGTCCTTTACAATGCGCTTCGTTCGGCCTAGCTCCACCGTCACCTGGAGTGGAATATCTAATAACATATTTAGGTTTCGTTGTTCACTGTACGGGTGATCTTCCTGGCTGAAATTTGTAAACTGTACGTTTTGGATATTCGGTTCAGGCTCTTTCACACGTGATGCAAAAGTGACTGGCTCCTTTTCTTCGTTAACCTCTTCAGGCTCGTTAAATGATTTTGAGTGCAATTCGGCCTCCTGCTCCTTTGCCTTCTGTGTCTCTTGCTGCTCTGCTGCTTGAAGGTCTTCCGCACTGACGAGCAGTTCGGTAATTTGCTTTGCTACGCTTCCTGGCACCACATGGTGGACCACAGTTTGGACAATCGAACCGATTGATAGATCGAATGTCATATCGACGTAAATCGGTTCTGTGCCTTTTTCGACAAGTACGGAGTTTGCTGCCTCAGAAACAACCTGAAGATTTGTAAACGTCCCAGAAAAAGAAGAGCCCGAAGCCATACTCAGCCCCTTATGAATGCTTTCCATCATACCTGTCATCACAGCGGTTAAGCTTCTATCTACGCTCTCGTCCCCTTCATCCCCCCTGGCTACTTGCCAAATATCAGCCATATCCTGAGCATCAGGAGGATTCACCATCATGATCGATTCACCAACAGCCGCTCCCTCATAGCGAACCGCTGCTTCTACGTAAGGAAGGGACATCTCGCGTTGAAAACGATCTTCAGGAAGAATCTCCATCGCAACATTGGATACAAACACATCCTGCATAAAAACAGATGAAAGTGTTGTCGTCAGACTGCCGATTGCGACGCTAAACAGCTCGCTCAGCGCTTCCTTTTCCACCTGATGAAAAGATACGACGTCTTCCTCCTTCCCAGCTGCTGCTTCTTGAAATAACGCATTGATTTCTTCTTTTGAAAGGCGATCATCCGTCATGCCCTATTTCCTCCTCTTCCTTCACTTCAGTGATTTGTACAGCCATTCGGCCTTTTGATGTTCCAGGCTGGCCATGAAATTTCACGCGATTATCAACTTTAACAATGAGCGAATCAGACACCGTTTGGTCTAAGCGAATGACGTCTCCATCTTCTAAATTCAAAAATTCTTCAATCGTTATTTCAGAATGACCAAGCTCTGCAACAATGCCTAAATTGGTTTTTTTCAGTCTCTTCTCAAGTTCCTTGCTTTCCTGCGGCTCACGATCCTTTTTTTGATTGGATAGCCAGTGATGAGCGGAAAGTCTTGGCATGATTGGTTCAAGAACGACGTGTGGAAGACAGAGGCGAATATTGCCACTCACTTCTCCTACTGTTACACGTAACGTAACGGTTACGACCGTTTCGTTTGGTGATACAATTTGAAGAAAATGCGGGTTCACTTCAAGCTCTTTTAATTCCGTTTTCAGCTTAAGGACAGACGTCCAGGCGTCTTGAAAACTTTCTAGGATTTTACTAAAAATCCGCTCAATGACCATCGTCTCAATTTCAGTTAAATGAGAGAGCTTATCCGGTTGAACACCTTGACCTCCAAGCATGCGATCAAGCATCGCATACGCGAGCTCTGGCGCCACTTCAAGCACCATCTGCCCTTGTAATGGTGAAGCAACAAAGAGACTAAGAATGGAGTTCTCTGTGATCGACTTCACAAATTCTTCAAATGGCATCTGATCAACAGAATGAACGGAGGCTTGAATGATCGTCCGAAGCTGAGCGGATGAATAGGTCGTCATAAGCCGCGCATAATTCTCATGAATACGCGTTAAAATTCGAATGTGGTCTTGAGAAAAGCGAAGCGCTCTTTTAAAATCATACGTTTCTACTTTTCTCTCTTTCATTGGCTTCTTCTGCCCAGGTTCATCAATAGCAGCAAGAAGCGCATCTACAGTTGCTGGCGATAGCATATCAGACAACATGGTCACCCCCGTTCGTCTATTTTTTCTCTAGTACGTTAATGTTACGGTAAAATTCCGTAACGAGCTGTTTCACTTCATCGATTGATTCCATCACCACATAGCGTTTTCCATTCGTTAATAGAATCATCGTATCCGGCGTTGATTCAATCGTTTCAATGTAAATCGCATTCAACATCATCGTTTCTCGATTTAATTTCGTTAACGGTATCATATGAACAGAGCAGGCCGAGGAAATCCCTCAGCCCTTACCCCCTATCGTTTTAAATTGACGATTTCTTGAAGGATCTCATCTGACGTTGTAATCACTCTTGAGTTTGCCTGGAAGCCACGCTGCGCCACAATCATTTCCGTAAACTCTTCAGTTAAGTCAACGTTGGACATTTCGAGTTGGCCAGCGACGACGCGCGAGCCTTCTGGTAGGCCACCAGCAGCTACCCCAGATTTTTCTGTTTCAATAAATAGGGAATTTCCAACTTTATTAAGACCTGCTGGGTTTGGAACTGTATCAATCCCTAAATTGATAGTTTGCTGAGGGTTGCCATTATTATCTGTATACGTAATCTGGCCAGCTGCATTAATACTCGAAATCTGGCCAATATTTGAAATTGGATTCCCCGCGTCATCTAAAACCGCGTACCCTTGAGTCGTTACAAGATTTCCTTCAGGATCTAGCTGAAAAGATCCCGAACGAGCAAGGTATTCAGTCCCACCTTCAGCCTGCACTCTAAAGTACCCATCTCCTTGAATGCTAAGATCCGTCTGAACTCCTGTCGTCATCGGTGACCCCGGACTATCGATCATATTAATGGCAGAAACAGATGAACCAAGCCCTACTTGCATTGAGTTCACGGAGTTTCCAGCTACGCTTTGACTAAGCATATCTTCAAACAGCACTCTACTTTTCTGGTAACCTACTGTATTCACGTTCGCAATATTATTCCCAATCACGTCTAGCTTCGTTTGAAAGCCTCTCATTCCTGAAACGCCTGAGTACATTGAATTTAACAAGTTGTTTCCCCCTCTAATTGTGTCGCTGCTTCAATCGGTCCACAGCGAATTGGCCTCCTGCTCGGTCCGGCCACTATAAAATAAGTGCTGAATCAATGTTCGTTACGATTTGGTTTTCCATATTGTCCTGCTTCATGGCGGTAATGACTTTGTTGTTTTTAACGCTAACAACAAAAGCGAGATCCTTCATTAGCATAAGCGATTCTTTTGATCCTTTTTCACGCGCTTTCTCCACTCCGTCATTTAACTGTTGGAGTTGCTGATCTGAAAGGGAAATACCGTTTTGCTCGAGTCGAACTTGTGCGTGATGACTAAACGAAACTTGAGACGCAATTGTTTGTTTTAGCTGATCTGCAAAAGAACTGGCTTCCTGCTTTTTAACCGATTGAATGGGCTGCTTCGGATAATATGCCTGATTTACTTGAATATTTGCCACGCTATTCCCTCGTTTCGATACGCTCTAAAAGGGAAACGTCTACTTGTTTACCACTATCAAGTTCTGCGAGTACATTGCCTTCTTTGTATAAAACGGCCTGAACCTTTCCAGAGCTAACCTTGTTATTCTCTTGCCACTGAACGCTTTTTCCAATCAAATCCGCGTAATCCGTCATCGAGCTTTGTAGCTGACGATCAAAAAATTTATTCATCGATGTACCCATGTTTGTCATTTGTTCGAGTGAACTAAATTGCGCCATTTGGCCGATAAATTCAGTGTCCTGCATCGGCTTCATTGGATCTTGGTTCGAAAGCTGGGCAACAAGAATTTTCAGAAAATCATTTTTTCCAAGCTGACCTGATGCCTCTGTCTTTTGTGTTTGTGTTGCTTGGGATGCTGTAACGGAGTTTGTATTCATCTAATCCTCCTTATATGGCGTAGTTAATTCCGCCGGACGTGCTTTCTTCTCTTTCATTTGTTACGAGCGGATTGTCTTCTAACTCATATTCGCCTTTTCGTTCATGCCGCTTCTTTCCTTGCTGAAACTGCTGTCCCTGCTCTCCCCGTCCATCCTGCATGAATGTGTTTTGGGACCCCTGCGGCTGCTGAACGACTTCCACTTTATCAAGCTGAATGCCCTGCTGAACGAGCGTATGACGAAGCTGATGAAGCTGTGATTCGATCAATTCTTTTGCGCCAGCAGTGGCTGTAACGATGTGCGCTGTTACTTTCCCATCTGATGTCGTTAACCGAATATCAAGCTGTCCGAGATTTTCTGGAGAAAGCTTAATTCTGAAATTCGTTTCATCACCATTTTTAGAAAGTTGCATACGCTCTGTTATCATTTCACTTAGTTCCGTGTTCAAGTAACGAGCTTGCACAGGTGCTTCTTTAACGGGTGCGTCATTACTTTGTTTTACTAGCGGGAAGCCATCTGGCTTTTCCTCCGTTTGAACATCATCTATCGGTGATAGTTCAGGAGACGGTTGCTCCAAATTCTCTAGTTGCTCAGTTTCCGTTTGATCAACTTGCGGCCTTGCTTTTTCCCCTTCTTCCAAGACAGATCTTGTCTTGCCCTCCACTATAGCTTCTTGCTCTTCTAGCTGAGGGATTTGATCGACTGTTACCTCAAGATTTTTTTGGTTTGATGACTGTTCAGCTGTCAATTTCTTTATGATCTCGAGTGATTTTGTTGCCTCTTGCCCTTTCGGAAATTCAGTCATCTTTACCTCTTCAAGCGGCTTCGGATTAGCTAAAACTTCTTTTACACCTTGTTGCATCTTCAACCATTCTTGGTTCGAAAACTCAGGTAAAATGTCTAAGCCATTTTTTCCTTGTAACTTCAAACTTGACTCATTTACCTTGGAAACTACTGATTCAAGAGGTTGTTGGTTTCCAAACTGCTCCATGTTCATCAATTCCTGCTTCGTAAAACCAGTTAGGATGAACCCTTGCTGGCTCCCACTTTTCACTTGTACGTTCTCCATGCTTTCAAGATATCCCTGTAGCTTAGGTATGCTGGACGTTTGGCTACCTTGAAGGTCTAACGGATGTGCTCCATTATTTATCATTAGAAGATTGAGCGGTAGTTCAGCTTCACCGTATGGAACCTTACCATCACCCTGCTCCAATTCACTCTCGCCTGCAGTTCCTCGATCTTTACCCGCTTCTTGTTCATTCACCTTTATTCCTAAAGCACTTAACAAAGTTGAAAAATCAGTTGAATTGGCTGTTGGCTTAGGCTGCACGAAAACGCTTTTTCCAAGTGACTGGATGGCGTTCACTTTTTCACCTCCTCTCAGTTCGCTAAATCAGTAACGTAACTAGATGAAATCGATTCTTCCATTTCGGTAAGTAATGCCTTCCGCTTGTCATCTCCTAGTTTTTTAAGGATGGAGAGTCCCACTTCTTTCTCTTCTTCAGACTGAGACATCTTCGAAAGGATACCGGCCGCTTCTTCTTCAGGCATTTCGGATAAGTCTTTTGCAACATCTGATGTAGAGAGCGAACTGTCTTCACGGTCAATCGCATTCATGAGAAGCGTCATTCTTTCTTGCATCGCCGCAATCTCGGGATCGTCTGCTTTTTCAAGATCTCTTAATGCAATAGTAAGATCTGCCGCAACAGCTGCGTTCATTTTACCGAGCACTGCCGCTTGCTCTGTACTTCCCATCGCATCGAGTAAGAGAGCAGCCTCATTTAACGTGAGATTTTCCATAATCGAAGCTGACTTTGAAGCTGACATTCCTTCATAGGTTTTCGCTAACTGCTGAAGCTTCTTTTCACGCTCTTCCTTGTCAGCTAACTCACTTTTCATTTCTTCCGTTAACGATTCCAACTCCGATTGCTTTTTCGTTAGCTTAATCTCCTGTTCATCAAGCTGTTTTTTTAACGCGGAAATTTCGCTTTCCTTGTTATCAATCTCTTTTTTTAGCAAGTCTTCTTCATTTTGATCCGTTGCTTCAGCCGTCAAATTCTTTTCAACATAGGCGATTGGTTTCTTCGTAAGAGAAGTTGCTACGGCAAACAAGTCATATCCAAGAAACGGCAGAACGACGAGCAGTACGGTCGCCATAAAGGCAAGCGGTAAAAGAAAACCGTGAATGATGCGTTCTTTCCATGAACTTTTCTGTCGCTTTCGCATCCCTCTCACTCCTCTTAGCCGTTTCTCGCCAGCATATACGCTCGCACAGTGTTTAAATCGTCCAATTCATTTTGTTCGATCATTTTCATATCGTGATAAAACTCTTCTTTTCTCGTTTCTTTGATCGATTGCCACGTTTTTTCTTCTCTTACTTTTGAAGCAAGCGTATCCTGCTGTTCGTTTACCTTGTGTTCGACCTGACTCAGCTGTTTTCGCTTTTGTTCAAGCTGCTTTTCGAGATAAGTCATATGCTCTTCTTCTTTTAAAAGCTCGATGATCGGAAGGCCCTCTAACTGACGTTGTTCAAGTCGAAGTCGCTTGGAATGAATGTCTTCTTCAAGTTGATGTGCTTCCTGCTCGAGATTAACCTGTACTTTGAGCGACTCCGCCATTTCGAGCTGAGCCTGAGACTTCTCGTTTTCTTTCACATCCAAAATTCGTTGAAATGGGAATTGAAAAGCTGCGATGGTTAGTCATCCTTTCCAAATCGAGATAATAGCCGATCCTTACTTTCTTCAAATGAAGCCAGATCATCAATGCCCTGCTTTATATACTTTTCAATCTCTGGATGAATCGAGATTGCTTTATCGATGTTGCTGTTTGTACCGGCTTTATAGGCGCCTATGTTAATTAAATCTTCCGATGACACATAGACGGAAAGTAGCCGCTTAAACTCTTCTGCTGATTTCATATGAGCGGGGGTTACAATTTCATTCATAACGCGACTGACGCTTTGCTGAACGTTAATAGCTGGATACTGCCCTTTTTGCGCAAGCTTTCGATCCAGAACGATGTGCCCGTCCAAAATGCCTCGTACCGCATCGGCAATTGGCTCATTCATATCATCGCCATCAACAAGAACAGTGTAGAAAGCGGTAATCGATCCCGTCTCTGCCGTCCCTGATCGCTCTAATAGTTTTGGCAAAAGAGCAAAGACGCTTGGCGTGTAGCCTTTACTCGTCGGAGGCTCCCCAATCGCAAGCCCTACTTCCCGCTGTGCCATTGCAAATCGCGTCACCGAGTCCATCATCAGCATGACGTTCTTTCCTTGATCTCGGAAAAATTCTGCAATTGACGTTGCGGTTAGTGCACCCTTAATCCGCTGTAGCGGCGGCTGATCCGATGTCGCTACAACAACAACGGATTTCTTTAAGCCCTCTTCACCAAGATCGCGTTCAATAAAATCTCTTACTTCACGTCCACGTTCACCGATGAGCGCAATGACGTTTATATCCGCTTCTGAGTTTCGTGCTGCCATGCCCATTAACGTACTTTTTCCAACACCGCTTCCCGCAAAAATACCGATCCGCTGCCCCTGCCCAACTGTTAACAAACCATCAATCGCGCGAACGCCAAGTTGAAAAGGCGTCGTAATCCGCGGTCTCGTCATCGGATTTGGCGGCTTTCGATTTGTGGAAACGGCCTTTAATCCACCTGGCAGATCTGTTTGATCAAGTGGTCTACCGCGTCCATCAAGAATCGTACCTAACAGCGAATAGCCGACCTTCACTTCAAGCGGTTGTCCTGTCGCCACAACAAGACACCCAGGGCCAATCTCTGATAAATCATGCATTGGCATAAGGAGAACACGATTTTCACGAAAGCCTACTACTTCTGCCTCGATCGGCTCCTTTAATGGCGCTGGGTACAAGTAGCAAAGCTCACCGATCTTCACTTCTGGTCCAAGCGATTCAATTGTTAGTCCGATAACCTGCGTTACTTTTCCATATTTCTGGACTGTTTCGATTGCTTGAATGTGTGACAGATAAGGTTCAACATTAATGCTCATCAATCGTACGCTCCTCAAACGTTGCTAGTAGCTGCTTTTTCATTTCAAAAAGCTGACTATGAATCGAAATATCGTACGATCCACTCGGCGTATGAACAAGTCCAGAGCCGACCTCCAAATCATTCATCGGAACGAGTTTAAGACTTGCGTTTACATCTAGCTGTTTTTCTAGCTCGTCCACCATCGGCATGACGTGTTGGTAGTCTTCTGTCGACACTTGAAAAACGACTTCACCACGATCCTGC from Bacillus sp. Cs-700 encodes the following:
- the fliP gene encoding flagellar type III secretion system pore protein FliP (The bacterial flagellar biogenesis protein FliP forms a type III secretion system (T3SS)-type pore required for flagellar assembly.) translates to MDLLINLTIPGLDFGSNATEDVSVTIQLVLLLTVLSLAPAILVLMTCFTRIVVVLSFVRSALATQSMPPNQVLIGLALFLTFFVMSPVLSEINSEALQPYLNEEIGQEEALDAAELPIKEFMAGHTREKDLALFYKYAELEKPESVEDIRLTALVPAFAISELKTAFQIGFIIFIPFLIIDMVVASTLMAMGMMMLPPVMISLPFKILLFVLVDGWYLVVESLLLSF
- a CDS encoding flagellar biosynthetic protein FliO; translation: MRQQVISIMTLLLCLIIFMPDSVAAAANNGSVTDWLTEDGDEHSEPQEEPAEVGTNTNIFFLLIKLVFYTIVVVGLIYLLIRFLSKRQKKLQHHSVFTPIGGTPLGNNKSVQMVKVGDSLYMIGVGDNVNLLKEIEDKEEVERILEQAEEQKTGFSFINHKQTGIQELIQASLKKQRNKRKNYWDDGSGRDDK
- the fliY gene encoding flagellar motor switch phosphatase FliY; translated protein: MTDDRLSKEEINALFQEAAAGKEEDVVSFHQVEKEALSELFSVAIGSLTTTLSSVFMQDVFVSNVAMEILPEDRFQREMSLPYVEAAVRYEGAAVGESIMMVNPPDAQDMADIWQVARGDEGDESVDRSLTAVMTGMMESIHKGLSMASGSSFSGTFTNLQVVSEAANSVLVEKGTEPIYVDMTFDLSIGSIVQTVVHHVVPGSVAKQITELLVSAEDLQAAEQQETQKAKEQEAELHSKSFNEPEEVNEEKEPVTFASRVKEPEPNIQNVQFTNFSQEDHPYSEQRNLNMLLDIPLQVTVELGRTKRIVKDILELSHGSILELDKLAGEPVDILINSKLIAKGEVVVIDENFGVRVTDILSAAERLSKLR
- the fliM gene encoding flagellar motor switch protein FliM, translating into MSDMLSPATVDALLAAIDEPGQKKPMKERKVETYDFKRALRFSQDHIRILTRIHENYARLMTTYSSAQLRTIIQASVHSVDQMPFEEFVKSITENSILSLFVASPLQGQMVLEVAPELAYAMLDRMLGGQGVQPDKLSHLTEIETMVIERIFSKILESFQDAWTSVLKLKTELKELEVNPHFLQIVSPNETVVTVTLRVTVGEVSGNIRLCLPHVVLEPIMPRLSAHHWLSNQKKDREPQESKELEKRLKKTNLGIVAELGHSEITIEEFLNLEDGDVIRLDQTVSDSLIVKVDNRVKFHGQPGTSKGRMAVQITEVKEEEEIGHDG
- a CDS encoding flagellar FlbD family protein, with the translated sequence MIPLTKLNRETMMLNAIYIETIESTPDTMILLTNGKRYVVMESIDEVKQLVTEFYRNINVLEKK
- a CDS encoding flagellar hook-basal body complex protein: MLNSMYSGVSGMRGFQTKLDVIGNNIANVNTVGYQKSRVLFEDMLSQSVAGNSVNSMQVGLGSSVSAINMIDSPGSPMTTGVQTDLSIQGDGYFRVQAEGGTEYLARSGSFQLDPEGNLVTTQGYAVLDDAGNPISNIGQISSINAAGQITYTDNNGNPQQTINLGIDTVPNPAGLNKVGNSLFIETEKSGVAAGGLPEGSRVVAGQLEMSNVDLTEEFTEMIVAQRGFQANSRVITTSDEILQEIVNLKR
- a CDS encoding TIGR02530 family flagellar biosynthesis protein; amino-acid sequence: MANIQVNQAYYPKQPIQSVKKQEASSFADQLKQTIASQVSFSHHAQVRLEQNGISLSDQQLQQLNDGVEKAREKGSKESLMLMKDLAFVVSVKNNKVITAMKQDNMENQIVTNIDSALIL
- the flgD gene encoding flagellar hook assembly protein FlgD, with translation MNTNSVTASQATQTQKTEASGQLGKNDFLKILVAQLSNQDPMKPMQDTEFIGQMAQFSSLEQMTNMGTSMNKFFDRQLQSSMTDYADLIGKSVQWQENNKVSSGKVQAVLYKEGNVLAELDSGKQVDVSLLERIETRE
- a CDS encoding flagellar hook-length control protein FliK, with the protein product MNAIQSLGKSVFVQPKPTANSTDFSTLLSALGIKVNEQEAGKDRGTAGESELEQGDGKVPYGEAELPLNLLMINNGAHPLDLQGSQTSSIPKLQGYLESMENVQVKSGSQQGFILTGFTKQELMNMEQFGNQQPLESVVSKVNESSLKLQGKNGLDILPEFSNQEWLKMQQGVKEVLANPKPLEEVKMTEFPKGQEATKSLEIIKKLTAEQSSNQKNLEVTVDQIPQLEEQEAIVEGKTRSVLEEGEKARPQVDQTETEQLENLEQPSPELSPIDDVQTEEKPDGFPLVKQSNDAPVKEAPVQARYLNTELSEMITERMQLSKNGDETNFRIKLSPENLGQLDIRLTTSDGKVTAHIVTATAGAKELIESQLHQLRHTLVQQGIQLDKVEVVQQPQGSQNTFMQDGRGEQGQQFQQGKKRHERKGEYELEDNPLVTNEREESTSGGINYAI
- a CDS encoding flagellar FliJ family protein, with the protein product MKENEKSQAQLEMAESLKVQVNLEQEAHQLEEDIHSKRLRLEQRQLEGLPIIELLKEEEHMTYLEKQLEQKRKQLSQVEHKVNEQQDTLASKVREEKTWQSIKETRKEEFYHDMKMIEQNELDDLNTVRAYMLARNG
- the fliI gene encoding flagellar protein export ATPase FliI — its product is MSINVEPYLSHIQAIETVQKYGKVTQVIGLTIESLGPEVKIGELCYLYPAPLKEPIEAEVVGFRENRVLLMPMHDLSEIGPGCLVVATGQPLEVKVGYSLLGTILDGRGRPLDQTDLPGGLKAVSTNRKPPNPMTRPRITTPFQLGVRAIDGLLTVGQGQRIGIFAGSGVGKSTLMGMAARNSEADINVIALIGERGREVRDFIERDLGEEGLKKSVVVVATSDQPPLQRIKGALTATSIAEFFRDQGKNVMLMMDSVTRFAMAQREVGLAIGEPPTSKGYTPSVFALLPKLLERSGTAETGSITAFYTVLVDGDDMNEPIADAVRGILDGHIVLDRKLAQKGQYPAINVQQSVSRVMNEIVTPAHMKSAEEFKRLLSVYVSSEDLINIGAYKAGTNSNIDKAISIHPEIEKYIKQGIDDLASFEESKDRLLSRFGKDD